The following are from one region of the Thermococcus sp. genome:
- a CDS encoding rubredoxin-like domain-containing protein — translation MFKDLRPEWKCLDCGHTWKRLTVPDKCPKCGSEKVMPWLYWGLKNDR, via the coding sequence GTGTTTAAAGATTTGAGGCCCGAATGGAAGTGTCTCGACTGTGGCCACACTTGGAAGAGGCTTACTGTACCAGATAAATGCCCAAAGTGCGGCTCTGAGAAAGTCATGCCATGGCTGTATTGGGGGTTGAAAAATGACCGTTAA
- a CDS encoding AbrB/MazE/SpoVT family DNA-binding domain-containing protein translates to MRESKEPLAKFHARLDPKGRVLIPKGDREVLGIEGNDYVEAVIRKIELNSESKVVQILGSAFIIAKVGVRGYIVVPTNARVELNLSHRDAVEVLILAIHKFDKLISPQGKELMKRIQAFSQAKIMSPGEEYNLLKQLSYSYLFQV, encoded by the coding sequence GTGAGGGAAAGCAAAGAACCACTCGCAAAGTTTCATGCAAGACTTGATCCAAAGGGCAGAGTCTTAATCCCCAAAGGGGATAGGGAAGTTTTAGGAATAGAGGGGAACGATTATGTAGAGGCTGTTATCAGAAAGATAGAATTGAATAGTGAATCTAAAGTTGTCCAAATATTGGGCAGTGCATTCATTATTGCAAAAGTTGGAGTCAGAGGATACATTGTCGTACCAACAAACGCCCGTGTAGAGTTGAATCTATCTCATAGAGATGCCGTAGAAGTTCTCATCTTAGCCATCCATAAATTCGACAAGCTTATAAGTCCACAAGGAAAAGAGTTAATGAAGCGTATTCAGGCCTTTTCTCAGGCAAAAATCATGTCCCCTGGAGAGGAATACAACTTGCTCAAACAGCTTAGTTATAGTTATTTATTTCAAGTTTAA